One part of the Vitis riparia cultivar Riparia Gloire de Montpellier isolate 1030 chromosome 6, EGFV_Vit.rip_1.0, whole genome shotgun sequence genome encodes these proteins:
- the LOC117916076 gene encoding non-specific phospholipase C1: MASRRALLAAVVLLYLVFSSESLDFNIHGKYKIHGPIKTLVVLVMENRSFDHVLGWLKSARPEIDGLTGKESNRVNASDPDSPEIWVSDDALFVDSDPGHSFQAIREQVFGTGDWFQNPAPMSGFAQQAKNMSEGLSKTVMSGFKPAVLPVYTALANEFAVFDRWFAAVPASTQPNRFYVHSATSHGATSNVRKDLIHGFPQRTIFDSLDENDLSFGIYYQNIPATLFFKSLRKLKHVTRFHDYALKFKLHAKRGKLPNYVVIEQRYFDVKEFPANDDHPSHDVAIGQKFVKEVYEILRSSPQWKEMALLITYDEHGGFYDHVPTPVSGVPNPDGIIGPDPFYFRFDRLGVRVPTILVSPWIEKGTVIHEPTGPTPHSQFEHSSIPATVKKLFNLKSNFLTKRDAWAGTFENYFYFRDTPRDDCPETLPEITTPLRPRGPNEDLSLSEFQVELIQLASQLNGDYVLNTYPYIGKSMTVGEANRYAEDAVRRFLEAGKAALRAGANDSAIVTMRPSLTSRTMGPDYKKYVETQ; the protein is encoded by the exons ATGGCCTCCAGGCGGGCCCTCTTAGCTGCCGTCGTCCTCCTCTACCTGGTTTTTTCTTCAGAGTCTCTCGACTTCAACATACACGGAAAATACAAAATCCATGGCCCCATCAAAACCCTCGTGGTACTGGTCATGGAGAATCGCTCCTTCGATCACGTTCTCGGTTGGCTCAAATCGGCTCGACCCGAAATCGATGGTCTAACGGGGAAAGAATCGAACCGAGTTAACGCCTCTGACCCAGACTCGCCAGAAATTTGGGTCTCCGATGATGCTCTGTTCGTGGACTCCGACCCAGGCCACTCGTTTCAGGCAATTCGTGAACAGGTGTTCGGCACGGGGGATTGGTTCCAGAATCCGGCTCCGATGAGCGGGTTCGCGCAGCAGGCGAAGAACATGAGTGAGGGTTTGTCGAAAACCGTTATGAGCGGGTTCAAGCCGGCGGTTCTGCCGGTTTACACTGCGCTGGCGAACGAGTTCGCGGTGTTCGACCGCTGGTTCGCGGCGGTTCCGGCGTCGACTCAGCCGAACCGGTTCTACGTCCACTCAGCGACGTCGCACGGTGCGACGAGCAATGTACGGAAAGACCTCATCCATGGGTTTCCACAGAGGACGATTTTCGATTCGTTGGACGAAAATGACCTCTCCTTTGGGATTTATTACCAGAACATCCCTGCAACACTGTTCTTCAAGAGCTTGAGGAAGCTGAAGCACGTGACTAGGTTTCATGACTATGCATTAAAGTTCAAATTGCATGCTAAGAGGGGTAAGCTTCCGAATTATGTGGTGATAGAGCAGCGGTACTTCGATGTGAAGGAGTTTCCGGCGAATGATGATCACCCATCACACGATGTGGCCATTGGGCAGAAGTTTGTGAAGGAGGTTTATGAGATTCTGCGTTCTAGCCCTCAGTGGAAGGAGATGGCATTGTTGATCACATATGATGAGCATGGTGGGTTCTATGATCATGTGCCCACCCCTGTATCTGGTGTCCCAAACCCAGATGGGATCATTGGGCCTGATCCTTTTTATTTTCGGTTTGATCGGTTGGGTGTTCGGGTTCCCACCATACTGGTCTCACCATGGATTGAGAAGGGCActg TGATTCATGAGCCAACTGGGCCAACCCCACATTCACAGTTTGAACACTCTTCCATCCCTGCAACTGTAAAGAAGCTTTTCAATCTGAAGTCAAATTTCCTGACTAAGAGGGATGCATGGGCTGGAACTTTTGAGAATTATTTCTACTTCCGTGACACTCCTCGTGATGATTGCCCAG AAACACTTCCGGAGATAACAACACCACTGAGGCCACGGGGACCAAATGAAGATTTGAGCCTCTCTGAATTCCAAGTCGAACTGATCCAGCTTGCATCCCAGCTAAATGGTGATTATGTCCTGAATACCTACCCATACATTGGCAAAAGCATGACTGTGGGTGAAGCCAACCGGTATGCAGAGGATGCAGTGAGAAGGTTTCTGGAAGCTGGAAAGGCTGCTCTAAGAGCCGGGGCCAACGACTCTGCCATTGTCACAATGAGACCTTCACTCACTAGCAGAACTATGGGGCCAGATTACAAGAAGTACGTAGAAACCCAATGA